A single genomic interval of Corallococcus exiguus harbors:
- a CDS encoding DUF4956 domain-containing protein: MEGPFGALFQDVEQELQSLSMGAILPRLVAAAVIGALLSSRPWRMVTGKPLPKVEMVQAQILLCAAAAVITAVIGNSVAKAFGLVGLGGFVRFRSGLKDPRDAAILFLVIGLGMACGHGNLVLACVGTGFVAVLLFVLDLFEKKAVATKESKQRLLVSAQADDLVRAEATLRAALGERNVLVKSCAMDFSARRVELEVEEPEPGSLAAALGRTEGAPLRGLRWTAVSAKGAREETV; this comes from the coding sequence ATGGAGGGTCCGTTCGGAGCGCTGTTCCAGGACGTGGAGCAGGAGCTGCAGTCGCTGTCGATGGGGGCCATCCTCCCGCGGCTGGTGGCTGCGGCGGTGATTGGCGCGCTGTTGTCGTCGCGGCCGTGGCGGATGGTGACGGGCAAGCCGCTGCCGAAGGTGGAGATGGTGCAAGCGCAGATCCTCCTCTGCGCGGCGGCGGCGGTGATTACCGCGGTGATTGGCAACAGCGTGGCGAAGGCCTTCGGACTGGTGGGCCTGGGCGGGTTCGTGCGGTTCCGCTCGGGGCTGAAGGACCCGCGTGACGCGGCCATCCTGTTCCTGGTGATTGGCCTGGGCATGGCCTGCGGCCACGGGAACCTGGTGCTGGCGTGCGTGGGCACGGGGTTCGTGGCGGTGCTGCTCTTCGTGCTGGACCTGTTCGAGAAGAAGGCCGTGGCGACGAAGGAGTCGAAGCAGCGGCTGCTGGTGTCCGCGCAGGCGGATGACCTGGTGCGAGCGGAGGCCACGCTGAGGGCGGCGCTGGGCGAGCGCAACGTGCTGGTGAAGAGCTGCGCGATGGACTTCTCCGCGCGGCGCGTGGAGCTGGAAGTAGAGGAGCCGGAGCCTGGAAGCCTGGCGGCGGCGTTGGGACGGACGGAAGGGGCGCCCTTGCGGGGCCTGCGGTGGACGGCGGTGAGCGCGAAGGGCGCGCGGGAGGAGACGGTATGA